A section of the Sulfurovum riftiae genome encodes:
- a CDS encoding ankyrin repeat domain-containing protein, with protein MNEVTQAIENDSVAKLKSLIKQGVDLNKPILIGEEYDLEDYDEISPLFYAIRKYASPEMIELMLENGVDVRATDDDGITALDMAIKFKRKDLIPFFIEKGIDLNSTTRKSGILPLLLACCFSDTEMVQMLIDSGADIGATDAGGMSAKDYAKKLGQKRMVEFLNEKGAKHNLYPEE; from the coding sequence ATGAACGAAGTGACACAAGCCATAGAGAATGACTCTGTAGCCAAATTGAAAAGCCTGATCAAGCAGGGGGTGGACCTTAACAAGCCGATCCTGATAGGCGAAGAGTACGATCTTGAGGATTACGACGAGATCAGCCCGCTTTTTTATGCGATCAGAAAGTATGCCTCCCCCGAGATGATCGAACTGATGCTTGAGAACGGTGTGGATGTCCGTGCAACGGATGATGATGGTATCACGGCACTGGACATGGCCATAAAATTCAAGCGCAAGGACCTCATTCCTTTCTTCATAGAAAAAGGAATAGACCTTAACAGTACGACACGCAAAAGCGGTATTCTGCCCCTTTTGCTTGCCTGCTGTTTCAGCGATACGGAGATGGTGCAGATGCTCATTGACAGCGGTGCAGACATAGGTGCGACCGATGCAGGCGGCATGAGTGCCAAGGACTATGCCAAAAAACTCGGCCAGAAACGCATGGTAGAGTTTTTGAATGAAAAAGGCGCAAAACACAATCTCTATCCGGAAGAGTAA
- a CDS encoding DUF2249 domain-containing protein, which yields MSELKKIDLDARELEHPKPLEHAIKALHELDDESYFYMLHRKNPIPLLDMAQEQGFSTLSREDDAGNWHILVAKNPAIALEELLRV from the coding sequence ATGTCCGAATTAAAGAAGATCGACCTTGATGCCAGAGAGCTGGAGCACCCCAAGCCGCTTGAACATGCCATCAAGGCACTCCATGAGCTGGATGATGAGAGTTACTTCTATATGCTTCACCGCAAAAACCCCATCCCCCTCCTCGATATGGCCCAGGAGCAGGGCTTCAGTACCCTCAGCAGAGAGGATGATGCAGGGAACTGGCACATACTCGTAGCCAAGAACCCTGCTATCGCACTGGAGGAGCTTCTGCGTGTTTAA
- a CDS encoding hemerythrin domain-containing protein has product MIISQFMTQEHRDCDTEFAKAEQLAADGKWEEAEQAFLEFANDTLRHFKREEDELFPAFEAQTGSSEGPTQVMRYEHEQVRGLIGKLAEALEAEDRDAYLSLCESMMILLQQHNMKEEQMLYAMCDRVLPPELKTETLDKMKAVEL; this is encoded by the coding sequence ATGATCATTTCACAATTCATGACACAAGAACACCGGGACTGCGATACGGAATTCGCGAAAGCCGAACAGCTGGCAGCAGATGGAAAATGGGAAGAGGCCGAGCAGGCATTTCTCGAATTTGCAAATGATACCCTCAGGCACTTCAAAAGAGAAGAAGATGAACTTTTTCCTGCCTTTGAAGCACAGACAGGCAGCAGTGAGGGACCTACACAGGTCATGCGCTACGAACACGAGCAGGTCCGCGGTCTCATAGGCAAACTTGCTGAAGCCCTCGAAGCAGAAGACAGGGATGCCTATCTTTCTCTCTGCGAATCGATGATGATCCTCCTTCAGCAGCACAATATGAAAGAGGAACAGATGCTCTATGCCATGTGTGACAGGGTATTGCCCCCGGAACTCAAAACAGAGACACTCGATAAAATGAAAGCCGTAGAACTCTAA
- a CDS encoding YbaB/EbfC family nucleoid-associated protein, with protein sequence MFEGLDLGKMGKMMEQMQEKAKELQEQAKNVEFTAKAGGGLVEITANGAGEVIDLNIDDSLLDDKESLQILLISAMNDVTKMIEDNKKSQAMGMMGGLNPFGS encoded by the coding sequence GTGTTCGAAGGACTGGATCTCGGTAAAATGGGAAAGATGATGGAGCAGATGCAGGAAAAAGCAAAAGAGCTCCAAGAACAGGCAAAAAACGTTGAATTCACAGCAAAGGCCGGTGGCGGTCTTGTTGAAATAACAGCGAACGGTGCAGGCGAGGTGATCGATCTGAATATAGATGATTCGCTGCTTGATGACAAAGAATCTTTGCAAATATTGCTGATCTCGGCGATGAATGATGTGACGAAAATGATAGAAGATAATAAAAAGTCCCAGGCAATGGGAATGATGGGCGGTTTGAACCCTTTTGGTTCCTGA
- the panD gene encoding aspartate 1-decarboxylase, with product MNITMLYSKLHRATVTDANLNYVGSITIDQDLLDAASMRVGQKIDIVNINNGERFSTYIISGERGKGDICLNGAAARKVHKGDKIIIIAYATMSEAEADSHKPKIVILDDENGIAQEFEGLE from the coding sequence ATGAACATTACAATGCTTTATTCTAAATTACATAGAGCCACTGTAACAGATGCAAATCTCAATTATGTCGGTTCCATTACCATTGACCAGGACCTCTTGGATGCAGCGAGTATGCGTGTGGGACAGAAGATCGATATCGTCAATATCAACAACGGAGAGAGATTCTCCACCTATATCATCTCCGGAGAGAGAGGCAAAGGCGATATCTGCCTGAACGGTGCAGCAGCAAGAAAAGTACATAAAGGTGACAAGATCATCATTATCGCCTATGCAACGATGAGTGAAGCAGAGGCGGACAGCCATAAGCCCAAGATCGTGATCCTTGATGATGAGAACGGGATCGCGCAGGAATTCGAGGGGTTGGAATAG
- a CDS encoding (2Fe-2S) ferredoxin domain-containing protein produces the protein MMQGVPQPAFYIFKCQQSAPPGMPKPSCVSQNDPESQQLFQHLAQSLMMKGIIGTVQPIQTGCLNRCQQGPVMLVEPGHTMYVGLTKEKIDRIIDEHIIGGNVVEEYVIPDEMWGEPIPPSQMMAR, from the coding sequence ATGATGCAAGGTGTACCACAACCAGCGTTCTATATTTTCAAATGCCAGCAGTCGGCACCTCCGGGAATGCCAAAACCAAGCTGTGTCAGTCAGAACGACCCTGAATCTCAGCAGCTTTTCCAACATTTGGCACAGAGCCTGATGATGAAAGGTATCATCGGAACGGTCCAGCCGATCCAGACAGGTTGTCTTAACCGCTGCCAGCAGGGTCCGGTCATGCTTGTAGAACCTGGACACACGATGTATGTCGGTTTGACAAAAGAGAAGATAGACAGGATCATCGATGAGCATATCATCGGCGGGAATGTCGTAGAAGAGTATGTGATCCCGGATGAGATGTGGGGCGAACCTATACCTCCGTCACAGATGATGGCGCGATAA